Sequence from the Acidimicrobiia bacterium genome:
CAGTTCGCTTATGAAGACTTGGCAGGAGCAGATTTACACAATGCTTTTCTTGAACGGTCATCCTTTGTCGGCGCCGATCTCCGGGGTACCGATTTTTCCGGTGCGTACCTTGGCGGCGTCGACTTTATCCAAGCAGACCTTAGGGGTGCCAACTTTACTGGCGCCTTTTTGCTTGGCCAAATGGGCAGCACGGCGCCGGGTACCGACTTTACCCAAGCAGACCTTACGGGTGCTGATTTTACTGGTGCAACATATATAGAAGAGGCCAACTTCCGAGAAGCA
This genomic interval carries:
- a CDS encoding pentapeptide repeat-containing protein, which produces MILELASQVENLAPAGAEGNQEGLEQLSSQVSDLVGELRRTNTRLVLARAEALLRDRGCEFQRGQEDETWGCRYEGVDDWGNPFGGQFAYEDLAGADLHNAFLERSSFVGADLRGTDFSGAYLGGVDFIQADLRGANFTGAFLLGQMGSTAPGTDFTQADLTGADFTGATYIEEANFREA